Proteins encoded by one window of Bacillus rossius redtenbacheri isolate Brsri chromosome 3, Brsri_v3, whole genome shotgun sequence:
- the LOC134530310 gene encoding uncharacterized protein LOC134530310 has protein sequence MGEQAFNIKFVNEVEKHPELYNYKLKGYSKKDVTDKAWNDVAKEVQLTVNECKEKWKNLRSVFVRHIKPPPSGSSSKNKKPYYLSEAMKFTLPFIKTLGTPSGNLPEVINEQNLEHSSSDPTQNTEDVAAEEEEYISDNAILTTTPQLSLPSPMLPNTDFSQEHAHHSQQMTHDPFSNPKDNLSKRKKQTVTEVDKSFMEYMNAKKRKLESNSNDDRQVKKSFLLSLLPEIEPLTDAQMKSFRRRVLQLIDDITNPKDMHQHVPAYQQTPTYSYSVSTHSSLATDNASICSSPGNQTIPQKVQDTETQQYFEVIQETLQYEQEHNVM, from the exons ATGGGCGAGCAGGcgtttaatatcaaatttgtaaACGAAGTTGAGAAACACCCAGAACTCTATAACTACAAGTTGAAAGGGTATTCAAAAAAGGATGTGACTGACAAAGCATGGAATGATGTCGCAAAAGAAGTGCAACTCACAG TTAACGAAtgcaaagaaaaatggaaaaatctccGTTCAGTTTTTGTCCGTCACATAAAGCCACCTCCAAGTGGTTCAAGTTCCAAAAATAAGAAACCATATTATCTATCGGAGGCAATGAAATTTACCCTACCATTCATAAAAACGCTTGGTACACCATCGGGGAATTTGCCAGAAGTCATCAATGAACAAAACCTGGAACACAGTTCATCTGACCCAACACAAAATACGGAAGACGTTGCGGCTGAAGAGGAGGAATATATCTCAGATAACGCAATACTAACTACAACACCACAACTTTCCCTTCCTTCACCTATGCTGCCAAATACTGACTTCTCGCAAGAACATGCTCATCATTCCCAACAAATGACTCATGATCCCTTTTCCAACCCAAAAGATAATTTATCAAAGCGTAAAAAGCAAACAGTGACGGAAGTGGACAAGTCCTTTATGGAATACATGAAtgcaaagaaaaggaaacttgaatcgAATTCAAACGATGATAGGCAAGTAAAAAAGTCGTTTCTTCTAAGCCTTTTACCAGAAATCGAACCTTTGACAGATGCACAAATGAAATCATTCCGACGTAGGGTTCTGCAGCTTATTGATGACATCACGAATCCAAAAGACATGCACCAACACGTACCAGCTTACCAACAGACCCCAACTTACTCCTACAGTGTTTCCACGCATTCATCGTTGGCTACAGATAATGCTTCAATTTGTTCGTCGCCTGGAAATCAAACTATTCCACAGAAAGTACAAGATACTGAAACGCAACAGTATTTTGAAGTCATCCAAGAGACTTTACAATATGAGCAGGAACATAATGTGATGTGA